In the Ilumatobacteraceae bacterium genome, one interval contains:
- a CDS encoding adenosine deaminase, with protein MMNELIRRAPKVLLHDHLDGGLRPSSVVELAAEYGYDGLPTTDVDELSTWFNRGAKRNDLVLYLETFAHTVGVMQHRDAIERVAFECAQDLATDGVVYAEVRFAPELHIEAGLTLQEVLDAVLAGFERGSAGTDLTIYTICSAMRTAALSLEIAQLAITNRDRGVVGFDIAGAEAGYPPSRHLDAFQFVMRENFHSTIHAGEAFGLPSIWEAVQYCGAARLGHGVRITDDITGEPGDEQLGRLASFVRDRRICLELCPTSNVNTGVCASIGDHPIGLLRRLRFRVTVNTDNRLMSDTSMTNEMAQLHDAFGWGLPDFEWLTINAMKSAFAPFPERLKIINGLIKPRYALLNAEQSMGAL; from the coding sequence ATGATGAACGAGCTGATCCGGCGCGCCCCCAAGGTCCTGCTGCACGATCACCTCGACGGCGGCCTGCGACCGTCGTCGGTGGTCGAACTCGCCGCCGAGTACGGCTATGACGGGTTGCCGACGACCGACGTCGACGAACTGTCGACCTGGTTCAACCGAGGCGCGAAGCGCAACGACCTCGTGCTGTACCTCGAGACGTTCGCCCACACCGTGGGCGTGATGCAGCACCGCGACGCGATCGAACGCGTGGCGTTCGAGTGCGCTCAGGATCTCGCCACCGACGGCGTCGTGTACGCCGAGGTCCGGTTCGCCCCCGAACTCCACATCGAAGCCGGCCTCACCTTGCAGGAGGTGCTCGACGCCGTGCTCGCCGGGTTCGAGCGCGGGTCCGCCGGCACCGACCTCACGATCTACACGATCTGCTCGGCGATGCGCACCGCGGCGCTGAGTCTGGAGATCGCGCAGCTCGCGATCACCAACCGTGACCGCGGCGTCGTCGGGTTCGACATCGCCGGCGCCGAGGCCGGCTACCCGCCGTCGCGCCACCTCGACGCCTTCCAGTTCGTCATGCGTGAGAACTTCCACTCGACGATCCACGCGGGCGAGGCATTCGGCCTCCCGTCGATCTGGGAAGCCGTCCAGTACTGCGGTGCCGCCCGCCTCGGACACGGCGTCCGGATCACCGACGACATCACGGGCGAGCCCGGCGACGAACAACTCGGCCGGCTGGCGTCGTTCGTCCGCGACCGTCGGATCTGCCTCGAGCTGTGCCCGACGTCCAACGTCAACACCGGCGTGTGCGCCTCGATCGGCGACCACCCGATCGGGTTGCTGCGCCGGCTGCGGTTCCGGGTCACCGTCAACACCGACAACCGTCTGATGAGCGACACGTCGATGACCAACGAGATGGCGCAGTTGCACGATGCGTTCGGTTGGGGTCTCCCCGACTTCGAGTGGTTGACGATCAACGCCATGAAGTCGGCCTTCGCACCCTTCCCCGAACGTCTGAAGATCATCAACGGGCTGATCAAGCCCCGATACGCCCTCTTGAACGCCGAACAATCGATGGGAGCACTCTGA
- the upp gene encoding uracil phosphoribosyltransferase yields MAVEVTLVEHPLVADSLARIRDRDTPNPLFRTNLERIGTLLLAEATKELPTVEGTVETPITTAVVHRLAVQPVIVPVLRAGLGFVHAAQELMPIADVGFIGIARDEETFEPKPYVNKLPESLAGRPVIVIDPMLATGGSLVRTIELLVERGAPTPITVVCALAAPEGLQRLSDEGLDLHVYTGAIDDHLNENAYIVPGLGDAGDRQFGSGV; encoded by the coding sequence ATGGCCGTCGAGGTCACCTTGGTCGAACACCCCCTGGTCGCCGACTCGCTCGCGCGGATCCGCGACCGCGACACCCCGAACCCGCTGTTCCGGACGAACCTCGAACGGATCGGCACGCTGCTGCTCGCCGAGGCGACCAAGGAACTCCCGACGGTCGAAGGCACGGTCGAGACACCGATCACCACGGCCGTGGTCCACCGGCTGGCCGTCCAGCCGGTGATCGTCCCGGTGCTGCGGGCCGGGCTGGGCTTCGTCCACGCGGCCCAGGAGCTGATGCCGATCGCCGACGTCGGGTTCATCGGGATCGCCCGCGACGAAGAGACGTTCGAGCCCAAGCCGTACGTCAACAAGCTGCCCGAGTCGCTCGCCGGACGACCGGTCATCGTGATCGATCCGATGCTGGCGACGGGCGGCTCGCTCGTCCGCACGATCGAACTGCTGGTCGAGCGTGGTGCGCCGACACCGATCACCGTGGTGTGCGCGCTCGCCGCGCCCGAAGGTCTGCAGCGGCTGAGCGACGAGGGCCTCGACCTCCACGTGTACACCGGTGCGATCGACGACCACCTCAACGAGAACGCCTACATCGTGCCCGGGTTGGGTGATGCAGGAGACCGCCAGTTCGGCAGCGGTGTCTGA